The Pristis pectinata isolate sPriPec2 chromosome 28, sPriPec2.1.pri, whole genome shotgun sequence genome includes a window with the following:
- the pex11a gene encoding peroxisomal membrane protein 11A, whose protein sequence is MDSYVRFVSLSQGRDKIFRTIQYACTLLNYLIHKNGSNKELAAKLKHLESNLNAGRKLFRLGNTVDAVQTARRNIHLSDPVLRFYLTVIPLSRALYYVCDNILWAGAVGLSNIDKEKWSRRCNRYYFFSLIVSLGRDVYEVVQLLKEEALAQKRQQSKSISTLENNHMQREFIWLARIKTKAFFVLLFQSLGNNPPVLLDIVKNLCDLTLPLDKLGICKTNSAVVGFCGLLSSILSILTLTHPALKLRP, encoded by the exons ATGGATTCCTATGTGAGGTTTGTTTCCCTCAGCCAAGGTAGAGACAAAATTTTCAG aacCATTCAGTATGCATGCACATTACTTAATTATCTAATTCACAAGAATGGCAGTAACAAGGAGCTGGCTGCCAAACTTAAACATCTGGAGTCTAACTTGAATGCAGGACGTAAGT tatttcGTTTGGGTAACACAGTGGATGCAGTTCAAACAGCCAGAAGGAACATTCATCTTTCAGATCCAGTGCTTCGGTTTTACCTCACAGTGATTCCTCTCAGTCGGGCTCTGTACTATGTTTGTGATAATATTCTCTGGGCGGGAGCAGTGGGACTGAGTAATATTGACAAGGAGAAGTGGAGCAGGCGATGCAACCGTTACTACTTCTTCTCACTGATTGTCAGCCTGGGGAGAGATGTCTATGAGGTTGTCCAGCTCTTGAAAGAAGAAGCACTTGCCCAGAAGAGACAACAGAGTAAATCCATAAGCACCCTGGAAAACAATCATATGCAGAGAGAATTCATCTGGTTAGCAAGGATCAAGACTAAAGCTTTCTTTGTGCTGCTTTTTCAAAGCCTTGGGAACAATCCTCCTGTATTGCTCGATATTGTTAAAAACCTCTGTGACCTCACCCTCCCGCTAGACAAACTTGGCATCTGCAAAACCAATTCTGCTGTGGTGGGTTTCTGTGGCCTTCTATCCTCAATCCTCTCAATTCTAACTTTAACACATCCAGCACTGAAGTTGAGACCATGA